A window of Dysgonomonadaceae bacterium PH5-43 genomic DNA:
TTGGATAAGCCCGACTCTGGCGAAGTTTTTTATGGCGATGTAAACGTTAGCCAATTAAAGGATAAAGAACAAGCCGCTTTCAGAAATAAAAACATAGGATTTGTATTTCAGTTTCATCAGTTGCTGCCAGAGTTTACAGCATTAGAAAATGTGATGATTCCTGCCTTGATAGCCAATAAAAAGCAAAGAGAAGCAGAAAAAGAGGCTAGAGATATTCTAGACTTCCTTGGTCTTTCGGATCGCACAACCCATAAGCCGTCGGAACTGTCGGGAGGAGAAAAACAAAGAGTTGCCGTTGCCCGAGCATTAATAAACAAACCAAAGGTTATCTTTGCCGACGAACCTTCGGGAAGCTTAGATACTCAAAATAAAGAAGAACTTCATCAACTGTTTTTCAACTTACGGGAGCAGTTTAATCAAACGTTTGTAATAGTAACTCACGATGAAGAATTGGCACGACTAACCGATCGTACTATTTATATGAAAGATGGAAGGATTAATGATTGAAAAGATAAAGGGCTTAAAGAATTTTCACTATCTTTGCGCACAACAACAACAACAAAGTCAATAACAATATGGTGTACACTTTCAATAATAAATCGAGGTTAAACATTATTAACAGTCAGCTGTTGGTAGTGTCGGTTAATTTATTAGAGAGAGAGAGAGAGAGAGAGAGAGAGAGAGAGAGAGAGACTCATCGCCCCTATACCTTATTAAATAACGCGCCTGCCCGCGCGCGTAATACAACAACCTTTACACATAAACAAATAAAGCTGTCTTTAATTAAGACGGCTTTCCTTGTTTATACCCCTATAGTAATCAACGTTAATAACAACTAAATCATTAAATTATGGCACTGCAATACACAGTTCAAGCAAAAAAGAATCCTCGAAAACCAGGAGACCCAGAAAAGTATTACATCGTATCAAGCTCGTTGGGGCAAATCGACTTCGAGAAGTTAATCGTAGAAGCATCCGAAGAAACTACCCTCAATGCCGATGAGTTACGCTTAGGCTTAAATCTTGTTTTCAAGAAAGCCATCGAACGCTTAGAAGAAGGGCATACAGTAAGATTAGCCAATATCGGACTTATGGGGCTTCGGGTAAATAGTTTGGGTTCCGACTCACCCGAAGAAGTATCGGTAGCAAAGAATGTAAAAGACATCAAGCCATATCTAGCTTTCGATAGCAAGATACGCGCAAGATTAAAACAAACAAAATTAAAGAAGAAAGCTTAACAACCACGTCTCGACGCCCAACGAAGCATAAAGGTAAGAAAAAGGGGGAGTGCTTCGTAGAGCGTCGAGACAACTCAAGAGTAGCGAGCTTTACGACTCAAGGGTTGCAAGGCTCGCGACTCAAGGGTTACAAGCCTTACAACTCAAGGGTCGCAAGGCTTACGACTCAAGGGTCGTAAAACACACGACTCAAGAGTCGCAAACAACAGAATTATTAATTAATAAACAAAAACAAAAAGAAATGAAAACATTTAGATTAATTGGAAAAATGCTCTTAGTAGTATTACTTGTAGGCTTTACAGCTGCGTGTTCGGAAGACAATGACGACACTTCTGCAAAAGGAAGTCAATCTGGAAAGTTGATTAAACGAATAAGCAACGACGACGGATACGCTTGGGACTTCAGCTACAGCGGAAAGTTATTAAAATCAATTGCTTACTCTTCTGATGGAGACAGTGACGGCGGAGTAACTTACTCTTATTCGGGCAATAAAGTAACAATGAAATATTATGGAGATGATTGGAATGAAAGTTCGGCTATGTCTTTAAATAAGCAAGGCTTTTTCGCCGGAAGTGCTAACAATTCAGAATACGAATCACTCTCTTGTGGCTACGATGCTAATGGATTTTTAGTAAGTATCTCTATGAGGGCGTTCGATGAAGAAGATGATTATGAAGTTAGTTCAGACATAGAGATGACCTATTCGGGAGGCAATAGAACTTCTGTTGTAGTTACAAGCTCTGATTCAGGGGAAACCAAATACAGAATAACCTATAGTGAATACGAAAACAAATCGAAATTAGACTTCTTTGAAGATGATATGGGTGAATACATTGAAGGTTTTGTTGGTGGCTTTATGGGAAAAGCCTCAAAGAACCTTGTGTCAAAAGTAGAAAGGATATACGACTATGGTTATAAAGAAACTATCCATTTCAGCTACGAGTTCGACGAAGACGGTTATGTAACAGAGTGGACAGAAGGATATACTACTTACTACGTTACATATTAAAAGATAACCTATCGCCCCCTTTTTGTAAAGTGTACCCCAAAACGTTAAACATAATACTTTTGGGGTACACTTCGCTTGACTCGTAAAACACACGACTCAAGAGTCGCAAACAACAGAATTATTAATTAATAAATATATAAAAGTTATGAAAACAAGATTACTTACAGTGTTAATGTGTGCGGTATTGCTGTTGCAAATAACAACGAAGGTGCAAGCACAGGCGAAATCAATTGTTTTGGGAAATCAAAATCCAGAGGCTAAATGGTACAACCCTTTTTATCCTCAAGTATTGGATAGTGTTGATGTTATGGATAATTCTGGAACACATAAATACGGAATAGCCAAAGTAGAATACGATGCAAAACAGCGTATCACAAAAATAGAGGACCAATACTATGGAGACAAAGTTGAGTGTATTTACGAAGACCGAGATAATGAGACTTTAATTACAGACAAAACATTCTATAGGGACGGTAATGAGTGGAAAGAGAGTTCTTCGCGAAATATCTATGCTTACGATAATAACGGTTTTCAAACTATGGAAGCTTACAGTTATTACAATGACGAAACTAAAACGTGGGAAATGTACCGTAAAGAAGAATACTCAAAACAAGGAGATGTTTTTACTCAAATAAACTATGAACTGGATGGAGAAACAGGAAAACTGACGAAGGACAGAAAATATGAAGACTCTTATAATGAAAGTGGAAAAACAACTATGTCGGCTTATTATTACTGGAGTGAAGAGTATAACGATTGGGAAGGAGACAGTAAAACGGAGTATGAATATGATGAGGAAGGTAGAAAAGTATTGGATATTAGTTATGACTGGAACTCTGCAACAGGTAAATGGAAAATCTCTTATAAAGCGGAATATGTTTATGATCGACGTGGAGATCAAGTAGAATACATGGTTTATGGATGGCTGCAGAGTTATTGGAATCCTAGACATGGAACTAAAAGAGAATATGTATATGATAATAATGGCAGAAAGCAGTCGTATAAACAATATAATTGGAGGGTAAGTAAATGGGAGTATGATTATAGTCATCTATATGAATATACCTATGATGATAAGGGTAATGCTATCTCGAGGATTGAAACTTCTGAAGATGGAGAAAATAGATATAAAGAAGAGTATGCTTATGACGACAAAGGTAATCAAACCATGTTTGCAGAATATACTTGGGATGTTAATGAATGGAGAGGTTATGAAAAAAATGAGTGTGCTTATGATAACAAAGGTAATATAGTTCTTAACATTGAATATGCTTGGGACTTGGAAACAAAAATCTGGATACTAAAAAGGAAAGGCGAATGTGCATATGATGAACACGGTAACAAAACAATACTAGTCGACTTGTATGCTGACTATCAAGGAGTATCTTGGAGATCTGGATCGAAAGAGGTGTTTGTCTTTGATGCTAATAATAAGCGAATAGAACGAAGGGTTTATTCTTGGGATGAAGACATACAGGCATGGGATGATGATGATGACTACTATACGAAATATAATAGCTATGGTAATGTTAGCGAAAAGAGAGATTCTTATACTTATGTTTACCACTACCGAGGCGATGGCACAGGCATCAACAATTCTATAAAAGCTAATCAGAATATCTACATCTCTGGCAACACCTTATATATATGTACTCCCATATCGGAGACTATCACAGTCTATTCCGTAACAGGCGAGTTGCTATATACTTTCGCTAAGCCAGCAGGCGAGGCATCGTTCACTCTTAATAACACAAAGCATCAGATGCTGATAGTGAGAACAGAGTCGGGAGAGATAAAGAAGATACTAAACTAAATAATCACAATAAACCAGAGCGAGCGGATTCAGTCGAGTCCGCTCGTTTGGTTTTAATTCGGGTCTACATCGTACTGTATAGTTACGTACTTATATTTTGGGTGTTCCGCAAACTGTTTCTTGGCGTTAGTTAGTATCTCTCTTACTGTTGAAATAGATGCATTGGCTTCTATCTTCAGTAAAATCTTTCTAATGTAAAGGTTTTGCACTTTCGCAACAATGGGTTTGTCAGGTCCTATCACTCTATCTCCTAACTCGTTTTGTAGTAGTAGAGTAAATTCTGTAGCTGCGGTATCTAATACGTTTTCGTATCTGTTTTTAAGGGTTATCTCTATAATGCGAAATAGGGGAGGATAGCGAAACAAAGTTCTTTCTTCTATCTGCATATTATACATAGCTTCGTAATCGTGGTTGAGTACGGCTTTTATTAAAGGGTGTTCGGGGTTAGATGTTTGAAGTATAACTTCTCCTTGTTTCTTTCTACGCCCAGCTCTTCCAGCTACTTGCGACATTAGTTGATAAGAACGTTCGTACGCCCTAAAGTCGGAAAGATTCATAAGGCTATCGGCATTAATTATGCCAACCAAGCCCACGTTGTCGAAGTCTAGTCCTTTTGAAATCATTTGAGTGCCTACTAATATTTTAGTTTTACCAGAGGCGAAGCGATATAGTATGTTGGATATTGATTGTTTCTTTTTTGCATTGTCGGTGTCTAAACGTTCGACCGATACGTCGGGGAATAATAAATTTACTTCTTCTTCTATCTTTTCAGTTCCGTATCCTTTGCTGTGTAGTTTTAAGCTTCCACAATCGGGACATTCGGTAGGTGTATTGTAAGTTCGTCCGCAGTAATGGCAGGTTAGTTTATTTAACTTTTTATGGAAGTTAAGACTTATATCGCAGCGAGAGCACTTGGGAGTCCAGTCGCATATCTTACATTGAATTAGTGGCGCAAAGCCTCTTCTGTTTTGAAATAATAAAACTTGCTCTCCATTATCTAAGGTTTCCTTCATCTTGTCTATTAATATAGGAGAGAATATAGATTTCATTAGTTTCTTACGGCGAAGCTCTTTTACATCAACGGGAGTGATATTGGGGAGTTCTGTGTTCTCGAAACGTTTTTCTAGTTTAATGTAACCGTATTTACCTTTCGATGCGTTGTAATAAGATTCGACAGAAGGAGTTGCGCTGCCCAATATAACTTTAGCTCCGTGCATAGTTGCTAAAACAATAGCAGCATTTCGGGCATTGTATCGAGGTGCAGGGTCTTGTTGTTTATAACTGCTTTCGTGTTCTTCGTCAACAATAATCAAACCTAAATCTTTATAAGGAAGAAATATAGAAGAACGCACGCCAAGAATTACTTGATAGGCATTGTCGGACAACTGATTGTTCCAGATTTCCACACGTTCATTATTGTTGATGCCAGAGTGGTAAACCCCAAGCTTGTCTCCGAAGAACTTCTTTAATCGTTCGGTTAGTTGTTCGCTTAGAGAGATTTCGGGGACTAAATACAGCACTTGTTTGTTTAGCTTTAATGCTTCTTTAATAACGTGAATGTATATTTCTGTTTTACCAGACGAGGTAACTCCGTGAAGCAGGCTTACGTCTTTTTCTCTAAAGCTAAGCATTAACTGTTTGTAAGCGTCTTCTTGTAGCGGAGAAAGTGTATTTGCATCAGCAATATCTTTGTCGTAAGTTTCTAAGCGGCTAATGTATTCGTCGTAAGTTTCTAAGATGTCTTTATTTAATAAGCCTTTAAGAGTAGAGTCGGAGGCTTTGCTTTTATCCAGAAGCTCTCTTTTGCTTATACCTTGTTTAAGCTTGTCTTGTTTTAGTAATTGAATAAAAGAAAGCAGTAAGTGTTCTTGTTTGGGAGAGCGTTTGGTTTTTGTAAATGCTTCTTGTAGCTTGTCGGAGTTTGAGTATTCGCTTGTTAGGCGAACAAAAGTTTCTTTTTTCTTTGTGTATTGCGCCGATTCTAATCTTAAGCCAGCAGGAACAACAGCTTTGAATACTTCTCCTAACGAACATAGGTAATAGTTTGCTATCCACTCCCAGAAGCGTAGTTGAGGTCTTATGATTACCGATTGTGGACTTTCGACCGAGATTATAGGCTTTATCTTGATTGTTTCTTCGGGCGGAACTTGTTTAATGTGTGATACAAGTCCGTAATGCTTAGCTCTACCGAAACTTACCAATACAATACAACCACTTACAATTTGTGCCTCCATTTGGGGAGGCACAAAATATGTAAACGTATTACCTAAGGGTACGGGTAGAACTACTTCTATATACATTTATTAGAAAAAGTAAGCTGCCGATACAGTCCAACCTCTTTGTTTACCGTTAAAAAGTTCAGTTGCTGCGCCGCCAACTGTTGTAGCTTTGAAGTCTTCGGTTAAACCTAACTGATAGTTAACACCAACTTGTAGTTTAGAAAGAAGTTCAACACCAATACCGAAGTTTAAACCAGCACCAAATGATTTTGCTTTAACATCTGCAGCTAATGCGTCTAAACTAAAGTCGTTGTTACCTAAGTTTAAGCTTGCATAAGGACCAACAGCAGCGTAAGCTCCTACAACATTCATAAATGTGATTTTGTACTTTAAGTTAATAGGAATAAAAAGAGTGCTTAATTTCTTTGATTCGTCGTTAACTTTAAGACCTTGTTGAGAATACATAATTGCAGCATCAAGACCTAAGCCAATAATAGGAACAGTAAATTCTACCATCGGACCAACTTGGAAACCTGTGTAATTCTCAGGGTCTAAATTGTTAGCACCATCACTTATAGATACTTTAGATAGATTTACACCAGCTTTTAAACCGTACTTAATTTGAGCATTAACTGTTAAAGAAGTTAGCACCAAAGCGCTAATAATAAGTAAAAAACTTTTCTTCATGATTATAAAATTGATAATTAATAATTAGTTGTTATAAATTAGTCTTTGAGATAGTAAACTATGCTTGTTACAACTCTTAGTGTTTTTATATGAGGAGAAAACTCATCTCTGTCGTATATAGACATTTGCCCTTGCGAAGCTGTTTTAATTTTCCCAAGTTTGCTGTCTGAGTCTTGAGCAAATCTTTCAGCACTAATTCGGGCATTCTTAGTTGCTTCTTCTATCATTTTGGGTTTAATATCATTAAGACCTGAAAAACTATAATTAATAGCATTTTCGTAAGCTCGGTTGGCAGAGATAGCTATGCCGTCGGCTATGAGTTGTTCTATTATAACAGGAACATTTTTACGAACTTTCTCTACATCTTTACTCGCAATAGTGATTGTAGATGTGATGTTGTATCTGTATTTGTTGTCTTTAGAAGCATATCTTTCGGTCTGATAATCTAATATGTCGGGTGTAGCAATAATAATTTCCTCTTTGCTAATATTACTTGCTTCCAGTAAATCAACAACTTTTTGAGTATTGTTGCTCATTTTTTTAGACAAAGCAACTAAATCGTTACCAGCCTCCTTGAAAACGATAGGCCAAAGCACATTGTTGGCAGGAACTTCAAGTTCCGAAAGACCTTTAACAGATACTGTTCTCTGAGAGTCCTGAATGCTTGTGATTCCGTTCTTTATCATTATTGAGCCTAAAAATATACCTATACCTATAAATATACCAGCCCAGAAAATTCCTTTGCTATTGGTAGTCATAATATAAAATATTAAAATTATCTGTCTTCTATGTAATAAATACAGTAATCTTGTGCGACAAAATTAATAAAATAATGTAAACTACAATATTAATTAATTAGATTATTCTCAAAACCTGCCTCTTTTATCAAGTTTACTACTCGCGGAACGTCATCTTCTTTTACCGTTAAAGTAGTTCCGGTGCCAGGTACAATAATTGATGAGCCTTGATTGTTTAGATAATATTCAATCTTTTCCGACAATAAAATACTTTCCAAGACAGATGCGTCGTTGGGGAAAGTAAAGACAGCTACAGTTACTAATTTCATAATGATATGTTTTATTTGTTGAACATTTTTAACCTCATATATAAACCAAACATACAAATTTAAGAGATTGTTTTGTATATTGTTCGTATCTTTGGCATAAATATTGTGTGTCTATAATATATGGATACGCCAAAGATACAATTAAACACATCAAATATACAAAAATGGACAACATAATTGCGCCACACATGGAAATTGTTATAGAAAAAAAGTCGATAAAGATGGAAGACTTAGAAAAAGATATACCTATTCTGGCTATAAAAAATATGCTTTTTTTGCCTGGAGTGCCTACGCCTGTAAGTGTAGGGCGAACCAAATCTTTGAAATTAGTAGAGGAAGCTCACAAAAAAGGTGAGTTTATTGGTGTTTTCTGCCAAAAAGACGTAAACGAAGAAGATCCTGGATTTAAAGATTTATATTCGGTAGGCTTGATTGCTCAGGTTGTTAATGTTATGAAAGAAGGAGACAATAAAACAACAGTACTCCTTTTGGGTGAAGAGCGTGTTAAATTAGAAAAAGTAACCAAACGTACACCTTATTTAAAAGGACGATTGTCTATCTTGGAAACTATAACTCCGGCTAAGGGGGATAAAGAATATAAAGAACAATTAAAAACCATAAAGGAGAAAGCTCTTAGAGTTATAACTTCTAAGGTGGCATTTCCCGACTTTGTACTCGATTCTTTGAAGAAATCTAAGGATTATAACTACTTGGCAAACTTGGCTTTTGCTAATGTAGGGGCCGAATTGCCTCAAAAACAGGAAGTGATTGCTTGTAACGATCTGAAAGAAAGAAATAATAAACTAATATCATTGCTTGATAAAGATATTCAGTTGCTTGAGAT
This region includes:
- a CDS encoding lipoprotein-releasing system ATP-binding protein (product_source=KO:K09810; cath_funfam=3.40.50.300; cog=COG1136; ko=KO:K09810; pfam=PF00005; smart=SM00382; superfamily=52540), which translates into the protein MIISCKNIRKSFGALEVLKGIDVSVSQGEVVSIVGASGAGKTTLLQILGTLDKPDSGEVFYGDVNVSQLKDKEQAAFRNKNIGFVFQFHQLLPEFTALENVMIPALIANKKQREAEKEARDILDFLGLSDRTTHKPSELSGGEKQRVAVARALINKPKVIFADEPSGSLDTQNKEELHQLFFNLREQFNQTFVIVTHDEELARLTDRTIYMKDGRIND
- a CDS encoding hypothetical protein (product_source=Hypo-rule applied) — its product is MVYTFNNKSRLNIINSQLLVVSVNLLERERERERERERETHRPYTLLNNAPARARNTTTFTHKQIKLSLIKTAFLVYTPIVINVNNN
- a CDS encoding hypothetical protein (product_source=Hypo-rule applied; pfam=PF18291; superfamily=47729), translating into MALQYTVQAKKNPRKPGDPEKYYIVSSSLGQIDFEKLIVEASEETTLNADELRLGLNLVFKKAIERLEEGHTVRLANIGLMGLRVNSLGSDSPEEVSVAKNVKDIKPYLAFDSKIRARLKQTKLKKKA
- a CDS encoding hypothetical protein (product_source=Hypo-rule applied; cleavage_site_network=SignalP-noTM; pfam=PF15283; superfamily=69322) → MKTFRLIGKMLLVVLLVGFTAACSEDNDDTSAKGSQSGKLIKRISNDDGYAWDFSYSGKLLKSIAYSSDGDSDGGVTYSYSGNKVTMKYYGDDWNESSAMSLNKQGFFAGSANNSEYESLSCGYDANGFLVSISMRAFDEEDDYEVSSDIEMTYSGGNRTSVVVTSSDSGETKYRITYSEYENKSKLDFFEDDMGEYIEGFVGGFMGKASKNLVSKVERIYDYGYKETIHFSYEFDEDGYVTEWTEGYTTYYVTY
- a CDS encoding uncharacterized protein YkuJ (product_source=COG4703; cleavage_site_network=SignalP-noTM; cog=COG4703; superfamily=50814,50956); translated protein: MKTRLLTVLMCAVLLLQITTKVQAQAKSIVLGNQNPEAKWYNPFYPQVLDSVDVMDNSGTHKYGIAKVEYDAKQRITKIEDQYYGDKVECIYEDRDNETLITDKTFYRDGNEWKESSSRNIYAYDNNGFQTMEAYSYYNDETKTWEMYRKEEYSKQGDVFTQINYELDGETGKLTKDRKYEDSYNESGKTTMSAYYYWSEEYNDWEGDSKTEYEYDEEGRKVLDISYDWNSATGKWKISYKAEYVYDRRGDQVEYMVYGWLQSYWNPRHGTKREYVYDNNGRKQSYKQYNWRVSKWEYDYSHLYEYTYDDKGNAISRIETSEDGENRYKEEYAYDDKGNQTMFAEYTWDVNEWRGYEKNECAYDNKGNIVLNIEYAWDLETKIWILKRKGECAYDEHGNKTILVDLYADYQGVSWRSGSKEVFVFDANNKRIERRVYSWDEDIQAWDDDDDYYTKYNSYGNVSEKRDSYTYVYHYRGDGTGINNSIKANQNIYISGNTLYICTPISETITVYSVTGELLYTFAKPAGEASFTLNNTKHQMLIVRTESGEIKKILN
- a CDS encoding primosomal protein N' (replication factor Y) (product_source=KO:K04066; cath_funfam=3.40.50.300; cog=COG1198; ko=KO:K04066; pfam=PF00271,PF04851,PF17764,PF18074,PF18319; smart=SM00487; superfamily=52540; tigrfam=TIGR00595), encoding MYIEVVLPVPLGNTFTYFVPPQMEAQIVSGCIVLVSFGRAKHYGLVSHIKQVPPEETIKIKPIISVESPQSVIIRPQLRFWEWIANYYLCSLGEVFKAVVPAGLRLESAQYTKKKETFVRLTSEYSNSDKLQEAFTKTKRSPKQEHLLLSFIQLLKQDKLKQGISKRELLDKSKASDSTLKGLLNKDILETYDEYISRLETYDKDIADANTLSPLQEDAYKQLMLSFREKDVSLLHGVTSSGKTEIYIHVIKEALKLNKQVLYLVPEISLSEQLTERLKKFFGDKLGVYHSGINNNERVEIWNNQLSDNAYQVILGVRSSIFLPYKDLGLIIVDEEHESSYKQQDPAPRYNARNAAIVLATMHGAKVILGSATPSVESYYNASKGKYGYIKLEKRFENTELPNITPVDVKELRRKKLMKSIFSPILIDKMKETLDNGEQVLLFQNRRGFAPLIQCKICDWTPKCSRCDISLNFHKKLNKLTCHYCGRTYNTPTECPDCGSLKLHSKGYGTEKIEEEVNLLFPDVSVERLDTDNAKKKQSISNILYRFASGKTKILVGTQMISKGLDFDNVGLVGIINADSLMNLSDFRAYERSYQLMSQVAGRAGRRKKQGEVILQTSNPEHPLIKAVLNHDYEAMYNMQIEERTLFRYPPLFRIIEITLKNRYENVLDTAATEFTLLLQNELGDRVIGPDKPIVAKVQNLYIRKILLKIEANASISTVREILTNAKKQFAEHPKYKYVTIQYDVDPN
- a CDS encoding hypothetical protein (product_source=Hypo-rule applied; cleavage_site_network=SignalP-noTM; pfam=PF13568; smart=SM00869; superfamily=56925), whose amino-acid sequence is MKKSFLLIISALVLTSLTVNAQIKYGLKAGVNLSKVSISDGANNLDPENYTGFQVGPMVEFTVPIIGLGLDAAIMYSQQGLKVNDESKKLSTLFIPINLKYKITFMNVVGAYAAVGPYASLNLGNNDFSLDALAADVKAKSFGAGLNFGIGVELLSKLQVGVNYQLGLTEDFKATTVGGAATELFNGKQRGWTVSAAYFF
- a CDS encoding hypothetical protein (product_source=COG2859; cog=COG2859; ko=KO:K09797; pfam=PF04402; transmembrane_helix_parts=Inside_1_6,TMhelix_7_26,Outside_27_239); this translates as MTTNSKGIFWAGIFIGIGIFLGSIMIKNGITSIQDSQRTVSVKGLSELEVPANNVLWPIVFKEAGNDLVALSKKMSNNTQKVVDLLEASNISKEEIIIATPDILDYQTERYASKDNKYRYNITSTITIASKDVEKVRKNVPVIIEQLIADGIAISANRAYENAINYSFSGLNDIKPKMIEEATKNARISAERFAQDSDSKLGKIKTASQGQMSIYDRDEFSPHIKTLRVVTSIVYYLKD
- a CDS encoding hypothetical protein (product_source=Hypo-rule applied; cath_funfam=3.40.640.10; superfamily=54913) encodes the protein MKLVTVAVFTFPNDASVLESILLSEKIEYYLNNQGSSIIVPGTGTTLTVKEDDVPRVVNLIKEAGFENNLIN